In the genome of Ptychodera flava strain L36383 chromosome 13, AS_Pfla_20210202, whole genome shotgun sequence, one region contains:
- the LOC139148065 gene encoding uncharacterized protein, protein MMASDGPCSLTSVFFIALVVTLPCSVVFSEDGTVHGHAGDVGESHRDVRFPPVVDKVGDGAHPAGHMKPFGHHREPDAKVTEYDRFIHPKEFWEKHVTKLEPLVLKGGALGSSANQKWTDAYLDDKYHDVHVIIERKVERRPQIKLRMTLRHFLQHYEEKNWYIVSLLPNEMRHEVEAPACLFCGNFQHNIQELNFWMSSGGTASIIHYDADHNIHCLLAGRKDFMMIDPYYNRYLDLYKPVDAGSGFTSINVDSIDMVTFPELSKVQWIWTTLLPGDCIYIPSKYVHQVRSYGRSISVTTLFTTHGVFNQTDCHNFTYNYSSLADVDVMWTYEQGDKTIDIGYGDVRVIKDFLLDELEDGKLTKDIFAEAYQTITAGRDDDDEVQSIDKVWSFLDEQGKGFVTKEEILAFDREKLKKFSRMTTPPAGPLGEYIVSEDKMEELLKMEEEQDSQIRAFEGNEMLNQGATGDALQSRGQHEEL, encoded by the exons ATGATGGCATCGGACGGACCTTGTTCTCTCACTTCCGTATTCTTTATAGCGTTGGTAGTGACTTTGCCTTGCAGTGTGGTTTTTTCGGAGGATGGAACGGTTCACGGACATGCTGGCGATGTCGGGGAGAGTCACAGAGATGTCCGATTTCCGCCAGTGGTCGACAAAGTCGGCGACGGGGCTCATCCGGCGGGACACATGAAACCATTTG GTCATCATAGAGAACCCGATGCCAAGGTTACGGAGTATGACAGGTTTATCCACCCCAAGGAATTCTGGGAAAAGCATGTGACGAAGTTGGAACCCCTTGTGTTGAAGGGTGGAGCGCTGGGGTCATCGGCCAATCAGAAGTGGACCGATGCTTATCTGGATGATAA ATACCACGATGTTCACGTTATCATCGAAAGGAAGGTTGAACGTCGACCGCAGATTAAATTGCGAATGACCCTGAGGCATTTCTTACAACACTACGAAGAGAAGAATTGGTACATAGTGTCACTATTGCCAAACGAAATGAGACACGAAGTAGAG GCACCAGCGTGTCTTTTCTGTGGAAATTTTCAACATAACATACAAGAACTAAATTTCTGGATGAGTAGCGGTGGTACAGCATCTATAATCCACTATGACGCGGACCATAATATTCACTGTCTTCTCGCTGGAAGGAAAGACTTCATGATGATTGATCCATATTACAACAGATACCTCGATTTGTATAAG CCCGTGGATGCCGGTTCCGGGTTCACATCTATAAACGTAGACAGCATAGATATGGTGACATTTCCTGAGCTCAGCAAGGTACAATGGATATGGACCACGCTACTACCCGGTGACTGCATATACATTCCTAGCAAGTACGTGCACCAAGTCCGATCCTACGGACGCAGTATATCAGTTACAACGCTATTCACTACCCACGGCGTCTTCAACCAAACGGACTGTCACAACTTCACTTACAATTATTCATCTCTCGCTGACGTCGATGTCATGTGGACATACGAACAAGGGGACAAG ACCATTGACATTGGTTATGGAGACGTACGTGTAATTAAAGATTTCCTCCTTGATGAACTGGAAGATGGTAAGCTGACAAAAGACATATTTGCAGAGGCTTACCAAACAATAACAGCAGGccgtgatgatgacgatgaagtGCAATCTATTGATAAG GTGTGGTCGTTCCTTGATGAGCAAGGAAAAGGCTTTGTCACCAAAGAAGAAATTCTCGCCTTCGACAGGgaaaaactcaagaaattctcGCGAATGACGACGCCTCCCGCCGGACCCTTGGGCGAGTACATTGTCTCAGAAGACAAAATGGAGGAACTGCTTAAAATGGAAGAAGAACAGGACAGCCAGATACGAGCATTTGAAGGCAATGAGATGCTGAATCAGGGAGCTACAGGAGATGCTTTGCAGAGCAGAGGACAACACGAAGAACTCTGA
- the LOC139148066 gene encoding uncharacterized protein: protein MKYLLAINFYQGGPNFHYDNFKIGLFYAITRNRAIVTLPFANHYGHRDESFFWSFDDTFERGKLAQALPVITPEQFHTLCNGSVEVMLMNPYTERNRKSFSVYEHAYKKTRSNLKEVTNISMPSFEDMPESAEESQRRYLNINKVKCLGMFKPLDFWRIMKMEVTHRRKRQIIDLIDKNLKRTPSLRHRVDAILYHLCQGRPFLSMHWRNRTGEVCQMQLRNAWKLDCNRLLTYISMASKKVVRGVEQIMEENNLSCVYVAHPSYSWEIVELMKAKIPNVYTSEDILALDIPEVANLNENYLLSLVEQEIVYRGVIFIASLTTNWSEFVARERAAEGKKTLFLNEVPEVPKHLHKLI, encoded by the exons ATGAAGTATCTGTTGGCCATTAATTTCTACCAGGGAGGACCAAATTTTCACTACGACAACTTCAAGATAGGACTATTCTACGCCATCACACGCAACAGAGCTATAGTAACACTACCTTTTGCAAACCATTATGGTCATCGGGACGAGTCATTTTTCTGGTCGTTTGATGACACCTTCGAGAGAGGCAAACTGGCACAGGCGTTACCAGTCATTACACCAGAACAgttccacacactttgcaatgGATCTGTTGAAGTTATGTTGATGAATCCGTACACGGAAAGAAACAGAAAAAGTTTCTCTGTCTACGAGCATGCATACAAGAAAACGCGGTCAAATTTAAAGGAAGTTAcgaacatatcgatgccttCCTTTGAGGACATGCCTGAGTCAGCCGAGGAAAGCCAAAGGCGGTACCTTAACATCAATAAAGTGAAATGCCTTGGCATGTTTAAACCGCTTGACTTTTGGAGGATAATGAAGATGGAAGTAACGCATCGCCGGAAACGTCAAATCATTGATCTTATCGATAAAAACTTGAAGAGGACGCCCTCATTGAGGCATAGAGTTGACGCCATCTTGTACCACTTGTGCCAAGGACGGCCATTTCTTTCAATGCATTGGAGAAATAGGACCGGAGAGGT GTGTCAGATGCAGTTACGAAATGCATGGAAACTTGACTGTAATAGGTTACTTACTTACATATCCATGGCGTCCAAGAAAGTTGTTCGTGGAGTGGAACAGATTATGGAGGAAAATAATTTATCTTGTGTCTATGTGGCACATCCTTCATATTCTTGG GAAATCGTTGAACTAATGAAAGCTAAAATACCAAACGTGTACACTTCCGAGGATATCTTGGCGCTGGACATTCCGGAGGtagcaaatttgaatgaaaactatCTTCTGTCACTGGTAGAGCAGGAAATTGTGTATC GTGGTGTGATTTTTATCGCAAGTCTGACTACAAACTGGTCGGAGTTTGTTGCTCGCGAGAGAGCAGCAGAAGGAAAGAAGACGCTTTTCCTGAACGAGGTTCCTGAAGTCCCAAAACACTTACACAAGCTGATATAA